One region of Juglans regia cultivar Chandler chromosome 4, Walnut 2.0, whole genome shotgun sequence genomic DNA includes:
- the LOC109013477 gene encoding heavy metal-associated isoprenylated plant protein 16-like has product MKQTVVIKVEMDGHKSFFGELDGQKVRSKALKIAVGISGVVSASLKGDEKNQIEVKGERIDTVKLTKLLRKKVGFAEIITVAEDKKDEKKEEPKVKYIAWPYNYMPSYSSHPFYAPSGITYYCSQ; this is encoded by the exons ATGAAG CAAACGGTGGTGATCAAGGTGGAGATGGATGGCCACAAGTCCTTTTTTGGTGAGCTGGATGGACAAAAAGTCAGGTCCAAAGCCTTGAAGATTGCAGTCGGCATTTCAG GGGTGGTGTCGGCATCTTTAAAAGGAGATGAAAAGAACCAAATAGAAGTAAAAGGAGAAAGGATTGATACAGTAAAACTTACAAAATTACTCAGGAAGAAAGTGGGATTTGCAGAAATAATTACTGTGGCGGAAGACAAGAAAgatgagaagaaagaagaacCGAAAGTAAAATACATAGCGTGGCCTTATAATTATATGCCTTCCTATTCCTCTCATCCATTCTATGCGCCGTCAGGAATTACATATTACTGTTCTCAGTAG